CGGTCATGGGGCGATGCGCGGTCCTTGCACTGGGAATTGTGGTAGCGGTCTTCCTGAGTTCCGTTACCGCGCACGCCTGTTCCGTCTGTGGGGGCTCCGCGATGGGCACAGACCCGGGCGCGGGCTTTAAGTGGAGTATCCTTTTTCTCATCCTGATGCCATATGCCGTCGTGGGTGCGATCGGCGGGTGGCTGATCTACACCTACCGGCGTGCACTCGGACACCGGAGGAAAAAGGCGTCCGGCCAGGGTCTCGCGTGGATACAAAAGGAGGGTGAATATTGAGTCAAGTTGCTACTGCACATCCCTCTGTTGAACCTGCAGAGTCACCCCTGACTCCAGAGAGTTGGGGCAAACTCGGGATGTGGGTCTTCCTGGCCGGGGACGCCATGTCCTTTGGGGCCCTGCTGGCCGGATACGGTGTCCTTCGGTACAGCAGCGTCGACTGGCCTGTCCCCGCAAGCGTCCTCGGGATCAATCTCACGGCCTTTATGACTTTCCTGCTGATCGTCAGTAGTGTCACCATGGTGTATTCGCTGGCGTCGATCCAACACGGTGATCAGTTATGGTTCAAGATCTTCCTCGCCTTGACCGTCTTGAGTGGGGTCATATTTCTGAGCTTGCAGGCCTATGAATGGACGCACCTGATACACGAAGGGCTGGGCTTCACCGCCAATAAGTGGGGGGCCTCCCTGTTCGGGACGACGTTCTTCGTCATTACGGGGTTTCATGGGGCGCATGTGACCGGAGGCGTCATTTATCTCTCCTGCTATCTGATCCAGGGGCTCCGGGGGCGTTTGCCGCGGGATGCTGCGAACCATATCGAGATTGCTGCCCTGTACTGGCACTTCGTGGATCTGGTGTGGATCCTGGTCTTTACCTTTGTCTACCTGCTGTAAGGGAGGGTCGGGGATTGGCAACGGCTCACAAGATGCCTAGATACTGGCTCATTATGATCTGGCTGGCGGTGCTGACGGTTGCCGAGATCGCGGTCATCTATGCGCCGATGGCGAAGATGGTGATCGCCATTCTCCTTGTTGGTTTGGCGCTGACCAAGGCGTTGCTGGTGGCGATGTACTTCATGCACCTGAGATTCGAACCGCGAACGCTGGGCCTTATCGCCCTGACTCCATTGATTCTATGCGTCTTTTTGCTGTTGATGCTCGTTCCCGACCACACCGCAGTCCCTCACAAGACGACGGTAACGGAAACCGCTGAGCACTCCACAGCCCCTGAGTGATTGCTGCCGGGGGTGCCCCCTTCTTGATTGTCGGTTCGCCGCTCATCCCGGGGGATATTCGCGAAAAAGAACGGTGGTCTCCGTTTCCGGTCCTGCCAACCCCTAACGTGACTCTCATGGGTAACGTCCGGGAGTAAGCTCTTCAGAGACTCACACGTTCGGTGGGGCGCCTCCATCGGGCATGAACTGGGGGCCATCCCATGCGGTGAGTGGCGGTCTCGCGGTGATGACGATATGAAAGATCGGTTGGTTCTCCCAGGCATCGGGCTCGTCTCTATTGTCGTCCTCCTGGGTGTGGCG
Above is a window of Candidatus Methylomirabilota bacterium DNA encoding:
- a CDS encoding cytochrome C oxidase subunit IV family protein — its product is MIWLAVLTVAEIAVIYAPMAKMVIAILLVGLALTKALLVAMYFMHLRFEPRTLGLIALTPLILCVFLLLMLVPDHTAVPHKTTVTETAEHSTAPE
- a CDS encoding heme-copper oxidase subunit III → MSQVATAHPSVEPAESPLTPESWGKLGMWVFLAGDAMSFGALLAGYGVLRYSSVDWPVPASVLGINLTAFMTFLLIVSSVTMVYSLASIQHGDQLWFKIFLALTVLSGVIFLSLQAYEWTHLIHEGLGFTANKWGASLFGTTFFVITGFHGAHVTGGVIYLSCYLIQGLRGRLPRDAANHIEIAALYWHFVDLVWILVFTFVYLL